GCGTCCGGCTGGGAAATCTGAGCCTTACCGTGGAGAAGATGCGACGTCGCCGGATCGAGCGCCTGCTGCTTCGTCTTAGCGATGGCAATTCGAAGGGGGGAGGCCGATGACAACCTGGGTCGTCGTCATCGTCGGGATCGTTCTGGGGCTTTCCCTCTCCGCTTTTTTTTCCGGTTCGGAGACCGGGCTCTACAGCGTCAGTCGCGTCCGCCTGCACGTTGCCGCGCGACAGGGCAACCGGCTGGCGAGAGTAACCGAGCGGCTTTTGGCCGACGAGCCCGGTTCCATCGCGTCCATCCTGATTGGCAACAACATTGCGAATTATCTGCTCACGTCCGCCGTCGCGATTCTCTTCACGGACTGCATCGGGCTGACCAAGTGGCAGTCCGAGGTGTACACGATCGCCGTCCTCACGCCCATTGTCTTCGTTCTTGGCGAGGTCGTTCCCAAGAACATCTTCCACGTCTACGCCGACGGACTGATGCTCCGCGTGGGCTGGCTGCTCGCGGGATTTTGCGCCGCATGCCGCTGGACCGGGCTGGTCTCTCTGTTTCGAGTGTTTTCCACGGTGGTGAGCCGACTCGTTGGCGGATCAAATCCCATTCTCGTCGCTCGCGCCAAGCCCAAGCGGCGCATCGCAGCGCTGATCTCCGACGCGGTAGTGAGCGACGAATCCGGTGCCGAGCACTCGGGATTGGTCAAGCGCGTCGTCGAGCTGTCGGAAACGCCCGTACACACCGTCATGGTGCCGCAGAATCGCGTCATATCCATTTCGGCGCGGGCCGATCGACGCGAACTGATCCGCCTCGTGCGACGTCACGGATTCAGCAAACTCCCCGTGCACGACACCGGCCGACGACACATCATCGGACAGATTTCCGTCGACCGGCTCCTCCGCGGGCACGACTGGAAGTCCGTTGGCGATAAGGTCATTCCCGTGGCCACGGTTCGCCCGCATGCCACGCTGGCCGAATCCATGACCACGCTCCAGCAGGCTCGGCGTGAACTGGCCATTGTGACGGACAGGGGCGGTCGATTGCTGGGCATCGTCACCATGGCCGATCTGTTGGAATGGCTTGTGGGCGGCGCCGAGAAGAGTGCATGACCGCTGACGAGTGGTGCCGGCCGGGCGGCGGAACTAGGATGCCCAGTTGTCTCCTCGGTCGGAAGAGAAGAAGTCGGAGAAATTCCCCGTGAACACAGCAAATGACAGCAGTCTCTCCATCAGCCTCGGGGAGTTTCTCGACTCCGTGGCCGCAAGAACTCCGGCGCCCGGCGGCGGAGCGGTAGCGGCCGCTTGCGGAGCGCTGGCCTGCGCGCTGGCGCGTATGGTGGTTGCGTACTCCGTACGAAAGGACACAGAAACATCGGCA
This region of Phycisphaerae bacterium genomic DNA includes:
- a CDS encoding DUF21 domain-containing protein, which translates into the protein MTTWVVVIVGIVLGLSLSAFFSGSETGLYSVSRVRLHVAARQGNRLARVTERLLADEPGSIASILIGNNIANYLLTSAVAILFTDCIGLTKWQSEVYTIAVLTPIVFVLGEVVPKNIFHVYADGLMLRVGWLLAGFCAACRWTGLVSLFRVFSTVVSRLVGGSNPILVARAKPKRRIAALISDAVVSDESGAEHSGLVKRVVELSETPVHTVMVPQNRVISISARADRRELIRLVRRHGFSKLPVHDTGRRHIIGQISVDRLLRGHDWKSVGDKVIPVATVRPHATLAESMTTLQQARRELAIVTDRGGRLLGIVTMADLLEWLVGGAEKSA